In the genome of Kitasatospora cineracea, one region contains:
- the tyrS gene encoding tyrosine--tRNA ligase has protein sequence MTDIVDELQWRGLIALSTDEDALRKAFADGPVTFYCGFDPTAPSLHLGNLVQILTMRRIQQAGNLPLGLVGGATGLIGDPKPTAERVLNDPETVAGWVERLRGQVARFLDFEGEYAARMVNNLDWTSGMSAISLLRDVGKYFRVNNMIAKEAVARRLNSDAGISYTEFSYQILQGMDFLELNRRYGCTLQTGGSDQWGNLTAGSDLIRKAEGRSVHALATPLITKADGTKFGKTESGTVWLDPDLTTPYAFYQFWLNADDRDIPKFLRIFSFRSHEEIEQLERDTAERPAARLAQRALAEELTTLVHGADQYERAVAASKALFGQGDLADLEPATLAAALAEVPKATVTELGQLVDLLVETGLAPSRSGARRTIKEGGAYLNNTKVTDEEAVATADDLLHGRWLVLRRGKRNLAAVELAGA, from the coding sequence GTGACCGACATCGTCGACGAGCTGCAGTGGCGCGGGCTGATCGCCCTGTCCACTGACGAGGACGCACTGCGCAAGGCGTTCGCGGACGGCCCGGTCACGTTCTATTGCGGCTTCGACCCGACCGCCCCCAGCCTGCACCTCGGCAACCTGGTCCAGATCCTCACCATGCGCCGCATCCAGCAGGCCGGAAACCTCCCGCTCGGCCTGGTCGGCGGCGCCACCGGCCTGATCGGCGACCCCAAGCCCACCGCCGAGCGCGTCCTCAACGACCCCGAGACGGTGGCCGGCTGGGTCGAGCGCCTGCGCGGCCAGGTGGCGCGCTTCCTCGACTTCGAGGGCGAGTACGCCGCCCGCATGGTCAACAACCTGGACTGGACGTCCGGCATGTCGGCCATCTCCCTGCTGCGCGACGTCGGCAAGTACTTCCGCGTCAACAACATGATCGCCAAGGAGGCGGTGGCCCGCCGCCTCAACTCCGACGCGGGCATCAGCTACACCGAGTTCAGCTACCAGATCCTCCAGGGCATGGACTTCCTGGAGCTGAACCGCCGCTACGGCTGCACCCTGCAGACCGGCGGCAGCGACCAGTGGGGCAACCTCACCGCCGGCAGCGACCTGATCCGCAAGGCCGAGGGCCGCTCCGTGCACGCCCTCGCCACCCCGCTGATCACCAAGGCCGACGGCACCAAGTTCGGCAAGACCGAGTCCGGCACCGTCTGGCTCGACCCCGACCTCACCACCCCCTACGCCTTCTACCAGTTCTGGCTGAACGCCGACGACCGCGACATCCCCAAGTTCCTGCGGATCTTCTCCTTCCGCAGCCACGAGGAGATCGAACAGCTCGAACGCGACACCGCCGAACGCCCCGCCGCCCGCCTCGCCCAGCGCGCCCTCGCCGAGGAACTCACCACCCTCGTCCACGGCGCCGACCAGTACGAGCGCGCCGTCGCCGCCTCCAAGGCCCTCTTCGGCCAGGGCGACCTCGCCGACCTCGAACCCGCCACCCTGGCCGCGGCCCTCGCCGAGGTCCCGAAGGCGACGGTCACCGAACTCGGCCAGCTCGTCGACCTGCTGGTCGAAACCGGCCTGGCCCCCAGCCGCTCCGGCGCCCGCCGCACCATCAAGGAGGGCGGCGCCTACCTCAACAACACCAAGGTCACCGACGAGGAAGCCGTCGCCACCGCCGACGACCTCCTGCACGGCCGCTGGCTCGTCCTGCGCCGCGGCAAGCGCAACCTCGCCGCCGTCGAACTCGCCGGCGCGTAA
- a CDS encoding HNH endonuclease codes for MRNTLVLNASYEPLSTVPLRRAVVLVLQDKAVVEQAHPLRVVRGSGVQLPVPRVIRLTRYVRVPFRQRAPWSRRGVLARDQFRCAYCGRRGTTVDHLAPKSRGGADSWLNTVAACAECNQHKADRTPEQAGMRLLRRPFEPTPEATLMLALGLRAGELGELAAWLPQRPEDRKAAAAAGV; via the coding sequence ATGCGCAACACCCTTGTCCTGAACGCGAGCTACGAACCGTTGAGCACGGTGCCGCTGCGCCGTGCCGTCGTGCTGGTCCTGCAGGACAAGGCGGTGGTCGAGCAGGCGCATCCGCTGCGGGTGGTGCGCGGCTCGGGGGTGCAGTTGCCGGTGCCGCGGGTGATCAGGCTGACCAGGTACGTGCGGGTGCCGTTCCGACAACGGGCTCCGTGGTCGCGGCGGGGGGTGCTGGCGCGGGACCAGTTCCGGTGCGCGTACTGCGGGCGGCGGGGCACCACGGTGGACCACCTGGCGCCCAAGTCGCGTGGTGGGGCGGACAGTTGGCTGAACACCGTGGCGGCCTGCGCGGAGTGCAACCAGCACAAGGCGGACCGGACGCCGGAGCAGGCGGGGATGCGGCTGCTGCGGCGGCCGTTCGAGCCGACGCCGGAGGCGACGCTGATGCTCGCGCTCGGGCTGCGGGCCGGTGAGCTGGGGGAGCTCGCCGCCTGGCTGCCGCAGCGGCCGGAGGACCGGAAGGCGGCCGCGGCCGCGGGCGTGTGA
- a CDS encoding PQQ-binding-like beta-propeller repeat protein produces the protein MAQEPPTTPGYDQQPWYPQPQQQGYPEQQAYGQQSYGDPQQQQSYGYPEQQQPYADPQQQGYGYPDQQQAYGQPPFPQQPPSYGYQETYQDPQQQSYGYPEQQQPYADPQQQGYAEQQNGYQDPSAQQLYAPPAAEPAGRPDPYGQPAAAPAPAAAADYPQTSAEDPFAPGGTGVPAGSATGPADIGTGTGTGRERPAAGGFAAKARAAVLSGEGAPSRRGLAIRVGAGVAALAVLVTAGVLAMSDDGDKPTAQSPQGSSQNIAVAHTKSWTVPADQAAAGAQGADDTLVGSWLLADSVVRADGTGVHAYALADGKPTWTLKAPADGAVPCGLSPAVNAAGLGAVAYRPAADPKSPCSTVAAVDTKSGQAVWTKTLSDAKDSYTTHVAVTDDKVVAVGDDKASAWAAADGAEAWQYTGQGKFCTLSGNAGASVVVLHSRCADSTPADQAVALNVSDGKVKFWRGLNNQPTTVTVLSAEPAVVLTTGEKPADDRVFAWGAEGDPAAEIPVAVEGGGRLDVGRGSFDPVPAVYFQGSTMFAAVVPDGGGNPTAITAYDLATGKPQWRTPVAEKSKARPIGVDAGGLVAAADERGDQPAHLSRFALAGGQETQGGAFPQGTGSLLTAGRVRTAPGHLVAVPEHASNYGVATAFTSKG, from the coding sequence ATGGCTCAGGAACCTCCCACGACACCCGGGTACGACCAGCAGCCCTGGTACCCCCAGCCCCAGCAGCAGGGCTACCCGGAGCAGCAGGCGTACGGGCAGCAGTCCTACGGCGACCCGCAGCAGCAGCAGTCCTACGGCTACCCCGAGCAGCAGCAGCCGTACGCGGACCCGCAGCAGCAGGGCTACGGCTACCCGGACCAGCAGCAGGCGTACGGGCAGCCGCCCTTCCCGCAGCAGCCGCCGTCCTACGGCTACCAGGAGACCTACCAGGACCCGCAGCAGCAGTCCTACGGCTACCCCGAGCAGCAGCAGCCGTACGCCGACCCGCAGCAGCAGGGCTACGCCGAGCAACAGAACGGCTACCAGGACCCGTCCGCCCAGCAGCTCTACGCACCTCCCGCCGCCGAGCCGGCCGGCCGGCCGGACCCGTACGGGCAACCGGCCGCCGCGCCCGCCCCGGCCGCCGCCGCCGACTACCCGCAGACCAGCGCCGAGGACCCGTTCGCCCCCGGCGGCACCGGCGTGCCGGCCGGCTCCGCCACCGGCCCGGCCGACATCGGCACCGGCACCGGCACCGGCCGGGAGCGCCCCGCCGCCGGCGGCTTCGCCGCCAAGGCCCGCGCCGCGGTGCTCTCCGGCGAGGGCGCCCCCAGCCGCCGCGGCCTGGCGATCCGGGTCGGCGCGGGCGTCGCCGCGCTGGCCGTACTGGTCACCGCCGGCGTGCTCGCCATGTCCGACGACGGCGACAAGCCCACCGCCCAGAGCCCCCAGGGCAGTTCGCAGAACATCGCCGTCGCCCACACCAAGTCCTGGACGGTGCCCGCCGACCAGGCCGCCGCCGGGGCCCAGGGCGCCGACGACACCCTGGTCGGCAGCTGGCTGCTGGCCGACAGCGTGGTCCGCGCCGACGGCACGGGCGTGCACGCCTACGCCCTCGCCGACGGCAAGCCCACCTGGACGCTCAAGGCCCCCGCCGACGGCGCCGTCCCCTGCGGCCTGTCCCCGGCCGTCAACGCCGCCGGCCTCGGCGCGGTCGCCTACCGCCCCGCCGCCGACCCGAAGAGCCCCTGCAGCACCGTCGCCGCCGTCGACACCAAGTCCGGCCAGGCGGTCTGGACGAAGACCCTGTCCGACGCCAAGGACAGCTACACCACCCACGTCGCCGTCACCGACGACAAGGTCGTCGCGGTCGGCGACGACAAGGCGTCCGCCTGGGCCGCCGCCGACGGCGCCGAAGCCTGGCAGTACACCGGCCAGGGCAAGTTCTGCACGCTGTCCGGCAACGCCGGCGCCTCCGTCGTGGTGCTGCACAGCCGCTGCGCCGACTCCACGCCCGCCGACCAGGCCGTCGCGCTCAACGTCTCCGACGGCAAGGTCAAGTTCTGGCGGGGCCTGAACAACCAGCCCACCACCGTCACCGTGCTCTCCGCCGAACCCGCCGTGGTGCTCACCACCGGCGAGAAGCCCGCCGACGACCGGGTGTTCGCCTGGGGCGCGGAGGGCGACCCGGCGGCGGAGATCCCGGTGGCCGTCGAGGGCGGCGGCCGGCTGGACGTCGGCCGCGGCAGCTTCGACCCCGTCCCCGCCGTGTACTTCCAGGGCAGCACCATGTTCGCCGCGGTCGTCCCCGACGGCGGCGGCAACCCCACCGCGATCACCGCGTACGACCTCGCCACCGGCAAGCCGCAGTGGCGCACCCCCGTCGCCGAGAAGAGCAAGGCCCGCCCGATCGGGGTCGACGCCGGCGGCCTGGTGGCCGCCGCCGACGAACGCGGCGACCAGCCCGCCCACCTCAGCCGCTTCGCCCTGGCCGGCGGCCAGGAGACCCAGGGCGGCGCCTTCCCGCAGGGCACCGGCTCGCTGCTCACGGCCGGCCGGGTGCGCACCGCCCCCGGACACCTGGTGGCCGTCCCCGAGCACGCCTCCAACTACGGCGTGGCCACCGCCTTCACCAGCAAGGGCTGA
- a CDS encoding 4a-hydroxytetrahydrobiopterin dehydratase, whose amino-acid sequence MSRTRLSEEQIANALADLPQWTRTGEAITRTAETASFPTAIKVVDAVAEQAEALDHHPDIDIRWRTLTFLLTTHSSGGLTSLDITVAHLIDRALDDAA is encoded by the coding sequence ATGAGCCGCACCCGCCTCAGCGAGGAACAGATCGCCAACGCCCTCGCCGACCTCCCGCAGTGGACCCGCACCGGCGAAGCCATCACCCGCACCGCCGAGACCGCGAGCTTCCCCACCGCGATCAAGGTCGTCGACGCCGTCGCCGAACAGGCCGAGGCACTCGACCACCACCCCGACATCGACATCCGCTGGCGCACCCTCACCTTCCTGCTCACCACCCACAGCTCCGGCGGCCTGACCAGCCTCGACATCACGGTCGCCCACCTGATCGACCGCGCCCTCGACGACGCCGCCTGA
- a CDS encoding sulfite exporter TauE/SafE family protein — translation MTLWEMTAVLLAGTAAGAINTIVGSGTLITFPVLLAVGLPPVTANVSNSLGLVPGSLAGAIGYRAELAGQRPRLLRFGTASLLGGLTGAALLVTLPGSAFEAVVPVLILTALVLVVLQPRVARAMAARRAAGTAAPATDGGWPLLFCIGLTGVYGGYFGAAQGVLLLALMGMLLPDDLQTINGIKNVLAVIVNGVAALFFLFTSHIDWTAALLIAAGATLGGVLGAKVGRRLPPIALRGLIVLVGLAAVTKLLFF, via the coding sequence ATGACGCTGTGGGAGATGACCGCCGTCCTGCTGGCCGGGACCGCGGCCGGAGCCATCAACACCATCGTCGGCTCCGGCACCCTGATCACCTTCCCCGTCCTGCTCGCCGTCGGCCTGCCCCCCGTCACCGCCAACGTCTCCAACTCGCTCGGCCTGGTGCCCGGTTCACTGGCCGGCGCGATCGGCTACCGGGCCGAACTCGCCGGCCAGCGCCCCCGCCTGCTCCGCTTCGGCACCGCCTCGCTGCTCGGCGGACTCACCGGCGCCGCCCTGCTGGTCACCCTCCCCGGCAGCGCCTTCGAGGCCGTCGTCCCGGTCCTGATCCTCACCGCCCTCGTCCTGGTCGTCCTGCAGCCCCGGGTGGCCCGCGCGATGGCCGCCCGCCGCGCCGCCGGCACCGCCGCCCCCGCCACCGACGGCGGCTGGCCGCTGCTGTTCTGCATCGGCCTCACCGGCGTCTACGGCGGCTACTTCGGCGCCGCCCAGGGCGTCCTGCTGCTCGCCCTGATGGGCATGCTGCTCCCCGACGACCTGCAGACGATCAACGGGATCAAGAACGTCCTCGCCGTGATCGTCAACGGCGTCGCCGCCCTCTTCTTCCTCTTCACCTCGCACATCGACTGGACCGCCGCCCTGCTGATCGCCGCCGGCGCCACCCTCGGCGGCGTGCTCGGCGCCAAGGTCGGCCGCCGCCTCCCGCCGATCGCGCTGCGCGGCCTGATCGTGCTGGTCGGCCTGGCCGCCGTCACCAAACTGCTGTTCTTCTGA
- a CDS encoding SPFH domain-containing protein, translated as MEPVLIVLIVLVVVAFIALIKTIQVIPQASAAIVERFGRYTRTLSAGLNIVVPFIDTIRNRIDLREQVVPFPPQPVITSDNLVVNIDTVIYYQVTDPRAATYEVASYIQAIEQLTVTTLRNIIGSMDLESTLTSREVINAGLRGVLDEATGRWGIRVNRVELKAIEPPTSIQDSMEKQMRADRDKRAAILTAEGARQAQILRAEGEKQAAVLQAEGEAQAAVLKADGEAAAIRTVFEAIHEGDADQKLLAYQYLQTLPELAKGDANKLWIIPSEVGDALKGLGGAFQGVTGGGATPAAPAVPPPAARVPVDPAAGPRPVDTENKTARPRVEPTREYPKIDE; from the coding sequence TTGGAACCCGTCCTCATCGTCCTGATCGTCCTGGTCGTGGTGGCCTTCATCGCCCTGATCAAGACGATCCAGGTGATCCCGCAGGCCAGCGCGGCGATCGTGGAGCGCTTCGGCCGCTACACCCGCACCCTGAGCGCCGGCCTGAACATCGTGGTCCCGTTCATCGACACCATCCGCAACCGGATCGACCTGCGCGAGCAGGTCGTCCCGTTCCCGCCGCAGCCCGTCATCACCTCGGACAACCTGGTCGTCAACATCGACACCGTCATCTACTACCAGGTGACCGACCCGCGGGCCGCGACCTACGAGGTGGCCAGCTACATCCAGGCCATCGAGCAGCTCACCGTCACCACCCTGCGCAACATCATCGGCTCGATGGACCTCGAGTCCACCCTGACCTCCCGCGAGGTCATCAACGCCGGCCTGCGCGGCGTCCTGGACGAGGCCACCGGCCGCTGGGGCATCCGGGTCAACCGGGTCGAGCTGAAGGCGATCGAGCCGCCGACCTCCATCCAGGACTCGATGGAGAAGCAGATGCGCGCCGACCGCGACAAGCGCGCCGCGATCCTCACCGCCGAAGGCGCCCGGCAGGCCCAGATCCTGCGCGCCGAGGGCGAGAAGCAGGCCGCCGTGCTCCAGGCCGAGGGCGAGGCGCAGGCCGCCGTCCTCAAGGCCGACGGCGAGGCCGCCGCGATCCGCACCGTCTTCGAGGCCATCCACGAGGGCGACGCCGACCAGAAGCTGCTCGCCTACCAGTACCTGCAGACCCTGCCCGAGCTCGCCAAGGGCGACGCCAACAAGCTGTGGATCATCCCCAGCGAGGTCGGCGACGCGCTCAAGGGCCTCGGCGGCGCCTTCCAGGGCGTCACCGGCGGCGGCGCCACCCCGGCCGCCCCCGCCGTCCCGCCGCCGGCCGCCCGCGTCCCGGTCGACCCGGCCGCCGGCCCGCGCCCGGTGGACACCGAGAACAAGACCGCCCGACCCCGGGTCGAGCCCACCCGCGAGTACCCCAAGATCGACGAGTAA
- a CDS encoding NfeD family protein: protein MEPVDSWIWWLLLAVALGIPLVVTAMPEFAMFAVGAGAAALTAGLGGGVVPQFLVFVGVSAALLVFVRPIAYRQLKKGPGYRTGVEALTGATAVVQETVDGGEGGRIKLNGEIWSARALHPGSVFEPGQQVDVVEIQGATALVV, encoded by the coding sequence ATGGAGCCCGTGGACAGCTGGATCTGGTGGCTGCTGCTCGCCGTCGCGCTGGGCATTCCGCTGGTGGTCACCGCGATGCCCGAGTTCGCCATGTTCGCGGTCGGTGCCGGCGCCGCCGCGCTGACGGCCGGTCTGGGCGGCGGTGTGGTCCCGCAGTTCCTGGTGTTCGTCGGGGTGTCGGCCGCGCTGCTGGTGTTCGTGCGCCCGATCGCCTACCGCCAGCTCAAGAAGGGCCCGGGCTACCGCACGGGCGTGGAGGCGCTGACCGGCGCCACCGCAGTGGTACAGGAAACAGTCGACGGGGGAGAGGGCGGACGGATCAAGCTGAACGGCGAGATCTGGTCGGCCCGCGCGCTCCACCCGGGCTCGGTGTTCGAGCCGGGGCAGCAGGTCGACGTCGTCGAAATCCAGGGCGCCACCGCCCTGGTCGTCTAG
- a CDS encoding ABC transporter ATP-binding protein, whose product MSDVLELVDVSVVREGRALVDHVSWSVKEGERWVVLGPNGAGKTTLLQIAGAYLFPSSGEAVVLGEKLDQVDVFEQRARIGLASAAMYDKLPVGQTVLETVLTAAYGQTVHGKETYEEPDEARALVLLDLLGMAAFTDRRFGTLSEGERKRTLIARALMTDPELLLLDEPAAGLDLGGREDLIRRLAALARDEYAPSMVMVTHHVEEIVPGMTHVLMIRQGKVMTAGPIGSTLTARNLSHCFGLPLTLEQRGDRWTAQGLPLG is encoded by the coding sequence ATGAGCGACGTGCTGGAGCTGGTGGACGTTTCCGTGGTCCGGGAGGGGCGCGCGCTCGTCGATCACGTGTCCTGGTCGGTCAAGGAGGGCGAGCGCTGGGTGGTGCTCGGCCCGAACGGAGCGGGCAAGACCACGCTGCTCCAGATCGCCGGCGCCTACCTGTTCCCGAGCTCCGGCGAGGCCGTGGTGCTCGGCGAGAAGCTCGACCAGGTCGACGTGTTCGAGCAGCGCGCCCGGATCGGCCTGGCCAGCGCCGCGATGTACGACAAGCTGCCGGTCGGCCAGACCGTGCTGGAGACGGTGCTGACCGCCGCGTACGGGCAGACCGTGCACGGCAAGGAGACCTACGAGGAGCCGGACGAGGCCCGCGCCCTGGTGCTGCTCGACCTGCTCGGCATGGCCGCCTTCACCGACCGCAGGTTCGGCACCCTCTCCGAGGGCGAGCGCAAGCGCACCCTGATCGCCCGCGCCCTGATGACCGACCCCGAGCTGCTGCTGCTCGACGAGCCCGCCGCGGGCCTCGACCTCGGCGGCCGCGAGGACCTGATCCGCCGCCTCGCCGCGCTCGCCCGGGACGAGTACGCGCCGTCCATGGTGATGGTCACCCACCACGTCGAGGAGATCGTCCCCGGCATGACCCACGTGCTGATGATCCGTCAGGGCAAGGTGATGACGGCCGGTCCGATCGGGAGCACCCTCACCGCCCGCAACCTGTCGCACTGCTTCGGCCTGCCGCTGACCCTCGAGCAGCGCGGCGACCGGTGGACCGCGCAGGGCCTCCCGCTCGGCTGA
- a CDS encoding response regulator gives MPDTASPIRVLLVDDHQVVRRGLRTFLEVQDDIEVVGEAADGEQAVERAADLAPDVVLMDLKMPKVDGIEALRLLRERGSTARVLIVTSFTEHRTMVPALRAGAAGYVYKDVDPEALAGAIRSVHAGHVLLQPELAAALLAEDVPAPPQGRGGTLTDREREVLSHIADGRSNREIARSLHLSEKTVKTHVSNILMKLDVADRTQAALWAVRNQG, from the coding sequence GTGCCTGACACCGCGTCACCGATCCGCGTGCTGCTGGTGGACGACCACCAGGTGGTCCGGCGCGGCCTGCGCACCTTCCTGGAGGTGCAGGACGACATCGAGGTGGTCGGCGAGGCCGCGGACGGCGAGCAGGCCGTCGAGCGGGCCGCCGACCTCGCCCCCGACGTGGTCCTGATGGACCTCAAGATGCCCAAGGTCGACGGCATCGAGGCGCTGCGCCTGCTGCGCGAACGCGGCAGCACCGCCCGGGTGCTGATCGTCACCAGCTTCACCGAGCACCGCACCATGGTCCCGGCGCTGCGCGCGGGCGCGGCCGGCTACGTGTACAAGGACGTCGACCCGGAGGCGCTGGCCGGGGCGATCCGCTCGGTGCACGCCGGCCACGTGCTGCTCCAGCCCGAACTCGCCGCCGCCCTGCTCGCCGAGGACGTCCCGGCCCCGCCGCAGGGCCGCGGCGGCACCCTCACCGACCGCGAGCGCGAGGTGCTCTCGCACATCGCCGACGGCCGCTCCAACCGGGAGATCGCCCGCTCGCTGCACCTGTCGGAGAAGACCGTCAAGACGCACGTCTCCAACATCCTGATGAAGCTGGACGTCGCCGATCGCACCCAGGCCGCGCTGTGGGCGGTCCGCAACCAGGGCTGA
- a CDS encoding GAF domain-containing sensor histidine kinase: MDSPGCDPSLQAIEAVSAAVLAMSRPLEVREVLRRITASARTLLGAEYAALGLPDDHGGFAQFVVDGVSDEQWRAIGPLPRQHGVLASMLHDREPTRLTDVRTAPAFGGWPDAHPDMTDFLGMPIMDEDEIAGALFLANKPGGFTDHDEELLRILVAHAALALGNARLYERSRELTLSGERARIAHDLHDAVSQKLFSLRLTARAAAKQVDRDPARARENLAEVARLAAEAADELRAVVVELRPAALEEDGLVATLASQAQVLDRAHSAAVAFTATGVRALPAAQEAAVLRVAQEALHNALRHAGAGSVTVTLTGTPPRGAKLTVRDDGRGFDPESVRRAGRHLGLVSMRDRAAAVGGRLSLESAPGRGTLVELEVPGA; this comes from the coding sequence ATGGACAGTCCCGGGTGCGACCCGTCGTTGCAGGCGATCGAGGCGGTCAGCGCCGCGGTGCTGGCGATGTCCCGGCCGTTGGAGGTCCGGGAGGTGCTGCGCCGGATCACCGCCTCCGCCCGCACCCTGCTGGGCGCCGAGTACGCCGCGCTGGGGCTGCCGGACGACCACGGCGGGTTCGCCCAGTTCGTGGTCGACGGGGTGAGCGACGAGCAGTGGCGGGCGATCGGCCCGCTGCCCCGTCAGCACGGCGTGCTGGCCTCGATGCTGCACGACCGCGAACCGACCCGGCTGACGGACGTCCGCACCGCCCCCGCGTTCGGCGGCTGGCCGGACGCCCACCCGGACATGACCGACTTCCTCGGGATGCCGATCATGGACGAGGACGAGATCGCCGGGGCCCTGTTCCTGGCCAACAAGCCCGGCGGCTTCACCGACCACGACGAGGAACTGCTGCGGATCCTGGTCGCGCACGCCGCCCTCGCCCTCGGCAACGCCCGGCTCTACGAGCGCAGCCGCGAACTCACCCTCTCCGGCGAGCGCGCCCGGATCGCCCACGACCTGCACGACGCCGTCTCGCAGAAGCTGTTCTCGCTGCGCCTGACCGCCCGCGCCGCCGCCAAGCAGGTCGACCGCGACCCGGCCCGGGCCCGTGAGAACCTCGCCGAGGTGGCCCGGCTGGCCGCCGAGGCCGCCGACGAACTGCGCGCCGTGGTGGTCGAACTGCGCCCCGCCGCGCTGGAGGAGGACGGCCTGGTGGCCACCCTCGCCTCGCAGGCCCAGGTGCTGGACCGGGCGCACAGCGCCGCGGTGGCCTTCACCGCCACCGGCGTCCGCGCGCTGCCCGCCGCCCAGGAGGCGGCCGTGCTGCGGGTCGCCCAGGAGGCGCTGCACAACGCGCTGCGGCACGCCGGCGCCGGCAGCGTCACGGTCACCCTCACCGGCACCCCGCCGCGCGGCGCGAAGCTGACCGTCCGCGACGACGGCCGCGGCTTCGACCCGGAGTCGGTGCGCCGGGCCGGCCGGCACCTCGGCCTGGTGTCGATGCGCGACCGGGCCGCCGCGGTCGGCGGCCGGCTGTCCCTGGAGTCCGCCCCGGGCCGGGGCACCCTGGTCGAACTGGAGGTCCCCGGTGCCTGA